One stretch of Sphingomonas rosea DNA includes these proteins:
- a CDS encoding DnaJ C-terminal domain-containing protein: MDLYARLGVKKGASDAEIKKAYRSLAKQLHPDKNKDNPKAAERFSQVTAAYDLLSDSTKRARYDRGEIDEDGNPKMSFGSGFGGGGGSYGGRPGAGPAGFEGFGNAGGGGGPDLSDLFEGLFGGGGARRGANPGGGSFAGGGRARASVKGADVAYRLTVPFIDAATLSPQRVTLADGATVEIKLPKGVEDGTKIRLTGKGEKGPGGSGDAIVTIALEPHRFFTRDGSNVRLDLPVSLKEAVLGGKVKVPTPDGAVMLSVPKGASSGKVLRIKGRGFSDKAGNRGDLLVTLMVDLPAADPALEQFASSWSGADGNPRAGLGV; the protein is encoded by the coding sequence ATGGACCTTTACGCACGACTGGGAGTGAAGAAGGGGGCCAGCGACGCCGAGATCAAGAAGGCGTATCGCAGCCTCGCCAAGCAACTTCACCCCGACAAGAACAAGGACAATCCCAAGGCCGCCGAGCGCTTCAGCCAGGTGACCGCGGCCTATGACCTGCTGTCCGACAGCACCAAGCGCGCCCGCTATGACCGCGGCGAGATCGACGAGGACGGCAATCCCAAGATGTCGTTCGGGAGCGGCTTCGGTGGCGGTGGCGGGAGCTACGGCGGCCGGCCGGGCGCGGGGCCGGCGGGCTTCGAGGGCTTCGGCAATGCCGGCGGCGGTGGCGGTCCCGACCTCTCCGACCTGTTCGAGGGCCTATTCGGCGGCGGCGGCGCGCGCCGCGGCGCCAATCCGGGCGGGGGATCCTTCGCGGGCGGCGGACGCGCGCGGGCTTCGGTCAAGGGCGCGGACGTCGCCTATCGCCTGACGGTACCCTTCATCGACGCCGCGACCTTGAGCCCGCAGCGGGTGACGCTCGCCGATGGCGCGACGGTCGAGATCAAGCTCCCCAAGGGCGTCGAGGACGGCACCAAGATCCGCCTCACCGGCAAGGGCGAGAAGGGGCCGGGCGGCTCGGGCGACGCGATCGTCACCATCGCCCTCGAACCCCACCGCTTCTTCACCCGCGACGGGAGCAACGTCCGGCTCGACCTTCCGGTCAGCCTCAAGGAGGCGGTGCTCGGCGGCAAGGTCAAGGTGCCGACCCCCGACGGTGCCGTCATGCTCAGCGTTCCCAAGGGCGCGAGCTCGGGCAAGGTCTTGCGGATCAAGGGCCGCGGCTTCAGCGACAAGGCCGGCAACCGCGGCGATCTCCTCGTCACCCTGATGGTCGATCTTCCCGCGGCCGACCCCGCGCTCGAACAGTTTGCGTCCTCCTGGTCCGGTGCCGACGGCAACCCGAGGGCGGGACTCGGCGTCTAG
- a CDS encoding cation diffusion facilitator family transporter yields the protein MRVTGPERARLSQRAAIASVVMALTLLIAKSWAAIATDSTAMLGSLADTGLDLIASIMTLVGVRIAALPADHDHRFGHGKAEALVALGQVVLITISALGIGWRAIDRLIHGAETANPEIGIGVSIFAIASTLLLLSYQRRVIARTGSVAIKTDNLHYSSDLYLNGAVIAALIIDHFLRVPGADAAFGVAIAGWLLWGAWQAAGDSVDQLMDAEWPVEKREAFLAACGDYPELKGIHDVRTRTSGVHDFIQFHVWVPEDWTVRQAHDKLDRVEEDLQRRFPGTEILLHLDPEGHTDREGMLPHHLTERR from the coding sequence GTGAGAGTGACCGGACCCGAGCGCGCACGCCTGTCGCAGCGGGCGGCCATCGCCAGCGTCGTGATGGCGCTGACCCTGCTCATCGCGAAGAGCTGGGCGGCGATCGCGACCGATTCCACGGCGATGCTCGGAAGCCTCGCCGATACCGGGCTCGACCTCATCGCAAGCATCATGACGTTGGTCGGCGTTCGGATCGCCGCGCTGCCGGCCGATCATGACCACCGCTTCGGGCACGGCAAGGCCGAGGCCCTGGTGGCGCTTGGCCAGGTCGTGCTCATCACCATCAGCGCGCTCGGCATCGGCTGGCGCGCGATCGACCGGCTCATTCACGGCGCCGAAACCGCCAATCCGGAGATCGGCATCGGAGTCTCCATCTTCGCGATCGCCAGCACGCTCTTGCTGCTCTCGTACCAGCGCCGGGTGATCGCCCGGACCGGCTCGGTCGCGATCAAGACCGACAACCTCCACTACAGCTCCGACCTTTATCTCAACGGCGCGGTGATCGCCGCCCTGATCATCGACCATTTCCTGCGTGTGCCCGGGGCCGATGCGGCGTTCGGTGTCGCGATCGCGGGGTGGCTGCTGTGGGGCGCCTGGCAGGCGGCGGGCGACAGTGTCGACCAGCTGATGGACGCCGAATGGCCGGTCGAGAAGCGCGAAGCCTTCCTCGCGGCCTGCGGCGACTATCCCGAGCTCAAGGGCATTCACGACGTCCGCACTCGGACCTCGGGTGTCCACGACTTCATCCAGTTCCACGTCTGGGTACCCGAGGACTGGACCGTCCGCCAGGCGCACGACAAGCTCGACCGGGTCGAAGAGGACCTGCAGCGGCGCTTCCCCGGCACCGAGATCCTGCTTCACCTCGATCCCGAGGGGCATACCGACCGCGAGGGCATGCTGCCCCATCATCTGACGGAGCGGCGATGA
- a CDS encoding PhzF family phenazine biosynthesis protein — protein MIIPFFQVDAFAPAPLTGNPAAVMPLTDWLPDETLQAIAAENNLSETAFTVAIEDGEADYHLRWFTPTVEVDMCGHATLAAGHILLTGEKVRFQTRSGVLSVERAGELLRLSLPAADVAEGDGAGVLAALGCEGPVYFGNRNNGAALVLLEDEAAVRAVRPDFAALKAIDRLVMVTAPGDETAIASRVFAAYHGIDEDPVTGSAHTALVPFWAERLGRTHFSAAQVGKRGGRLECTLAGDRVLLDGMGRTVIEGSFQL, from the coding sequence ATGATCATTCCCTTTTTCCAGGTCGATGCCTTCGCCCCTGCCCCGCTGACCGGCAATCCGGCGGCGGTGATGCCGCTGACCGATTGGCTGCCCGATGAGACGCTGCAGGCGATCGCGGCCGAGAACAACCTCAGCGAGACCGCCTTCACGGTGGCGATCGAGGATGGCGAGGCCGATTATCACCTGCGCTGGTTCACGCCCACGGTCGAAGTCGACATGTGCGGCCATGCGACGCTGGCGGCGGGTCACATCCTCCTCACCGGCGAGAAGGTCCGCTTCCAGACGCGTTCGGGCGTGCTCAGCGTCGAGCGCGCGGGAGAGCTTCTTCGCCTGAGTCTGCCCGCGGCGGACGTAGCTGAAGGCGATGGCGCCGGGGTGCTGGCCGCGCTCGGTTGCGAGGGACCGGTCTATTTCGGCAACCGCAACAATGGCGCGGCGCTGGTGCTGCTCGAGGACGAGGCGGCGGTCCGCGCGGTGCGGCCGGACTTTGCGGCGCTCAAGGCCATCGACCGGCTGGTGATGGTGACCGCCCCGGGCGACGAGACCGCGATCGCGAGCCGGGTATTCGCCGCCTATCACGGGATTGACGAGGATCCGGTGACGGGCTCGGCGCATACCGCCCTCGTGCCCTTCTGGGCCGAGCGGCTTGGGCGGACACACTTTTCGGCGGCGCAGGTAGGCAAGCGCGGCGGGCGGCTCGAATGCACGCTGGCGGGGGACCGCGTGCTCCTCGACGGCATGGGCCGAACGGTGATCGAGGGCAGCTTCCAGCTTTAG
- the pdxH gene encoding pyridoxamine 5'-phosphate oxidase yields the protein MPGTDPFALFAEWMALAEAEEINDPDAMALATATPDGRPSVRMVLMRRHGPEGFGFFTNLESRKGQEIAANPHGALCIHWKSLRKQVRAEGPLVQVSDADADAYFQSRSRNSRIGAWASDQSRPLDRRETFLDRIAETKARFGEEGEVGRPPHWSGFRLVPDRIEFWEDGEFRLHHRRLFVRQADGSWNEGLLYP from the coding sequence ATGCCCGGCACCGACCCCTTCGCCCTGTTCGCCGAATGGATGGCCCTCGCGGAGGCGGAGGAGATCAACGATCCCGACGCCATGGCGCTTGCCACCGCGACCCCCGACGGCCGTCCCTCGGTCCGGATGGTGCTGATGCGCCGCCACGGGCCCGAGGGCTTCGGCTTCTTCACCAATCTCGAAAGCCGCAAGGGGCAGGAGATCGCCGCCAACCCGCATGGCGCGCTCTGCATTCACTGGAAGAGCTTGCGCAAGCAGGTCCGGGCCGAGGGCCCTCTGGTGCAGGTCAGCGACGCCGACGCCGACGCCTATTTCCAGAGCCGGTCGCGCAACAGCCGGATCGGTGCGTGGGCGAGCGACCAGTCGCGCCCCCTCGACCGCCGCGAGACCTTCCTCGACCGCATCGCCGAGACCAAGGCGCGCTTCGGCGAGGAGGGCGAGGTCGGTCGCCCGCCGCATTGGTCGGGCTTCCGGCTGGTCCCCGACCGGATCGAATTCTGGGAGGATGGAGAGTTCCGGCTCCATCACCGACGCCTGTTCGTTCGGCAGGCCGACGGCAGCTGGAACGAAGGACTGCTCTACCCGTGA
- a CDS encoding efflux RND transporter periplasmic adaptor subunit, which yields MNRETRLERDDTIVVVDGARRRRNMILAIVGIVLVLALAWFLFNRANNEATPAADTAAAAGKGGAGNVPTVTVIVPGQSQVAKIITATGALAARRDQPVGAAGQGGRVTAVLVDAGTWVRQGQTLATVDRSVQVQTSAQLAAAVESARANAALAQNEYDRSAALVGRGFVSKADLDRKKAARDQAQAQVRVAQAQLGATRAGIGLLDIRAPSAGLILQRNLEVGQVIGAGSQGLFRLAAGGEMEMRAGLSQQDLAAIRVGMPVSVTPIGMTSSITGRVWQVAPTIDPQSRQGEVRIAIPYSQGIRPGGFAEARISAGATTAPLLPQSAVQSDGDGNYVYVVNAKNEVERRGVKIGVVDENGASIVAGLSGQEMVVLSAGPFLNPGQKINPKRQAAAN from the coding sequence ATGAATCGCGAAACCCGGCTTGAGCGGGATGACACGATCGTGGTGGTGGACGGTGCCCGGCGGCGCCGGAACATGATCCTGGCGATCGTCGGCATCGTGCTGGTGCTCGCGCTCGCCTGGTTCCTGTTCAACCGCGCGAACAACGAGGCGACGCCTGCGGCGGATACCGCGGCGGCTGCCGGCAAGGGTGGCGCGGGCAATGTCCCGACCGTGACCGTGATCGTCCCGGGTCAGAGCCAGGTCGCCAAGATCATCACCGCTACCGGCGCGCTCGCCGCCCGCCGCGACCAGCCGGTCGGCGCCGCGGGCCAGGGTGGCCGCGTGACTGCCGTCCTCGTCGATGCCGGCACCTGGGTCCGCCAGGGCCAGACGCTCGCGACCGTCGACCGTTCGGTCCAGGTCCAGACCAGCGCGCAGCTCGCCGCGGCGGTCGAATCGGCCCGCGCCAATGCCGCGCTCGCGCAGAACGAATATGACCGCTCGGCGGCGCTGGTCGGCCGGGGCTTCGTCTCCAAGGCCGATCTCGACCGCAAGAAGGCCGCGCGCGACCAGGCGCAGGCGCAGGTCCGCGTCGCCCAGGCGCAGCTCGGCGCAACCCGCGCGGGCATCGGTCTCCTCGACATCCGTGCGCCGAGCGCCGGCCTGATCCTCCAGCGCAACCTCGAGGTCGGGCAGGTGATCGGCGCGGGCAGCCAGGGCCTGTTCCGCCTCGCCGCCGGTGGCGAAATGGAGATGCGCGCAGGGCTCTCGCAGCAGGACCTCGCCGCGATCCGGGTCGGCATGCCCGTCAGCGTCACCCCGATCGGCATGACCAGCAGCATCACCGGCCGCGTGTGGCAGGTGGCGCCGACCATCGATCCCCAGTCGCGCCAGGGCGAAGTGCGAATCGCCATCCCCTATTCGCAGGGCATTCGTCCGGGCGGGTTCGCCGAAGCGCGCATCTCGGCGGGCGCAACCACCGCGCCGCTGCTGCCGCAGAGCGCGGTCCAGTCGGACGGCGACGGCAATTACGTCTATGTCGTCAACGCCAAGAACGAGGTCGAGCGCCGCGGCGTGAAGATCGGCGTGGTCGACGAGAATGGCGCGAGTATCGTTGCCGGTCTCAGCGGCCAGGAAATGGTCGTGCTTTCGGCCGGACCCTTCCTGAACCCCGGCCAGAAGATCAATCCGAAGCGGCAGGCCGCCGCCAACTAG
- a CDS encoding NUDIX domain-containing protein has protein sequence MPQPRSAGVLLYRRRGQRIEVLLGHPGGPYWARKDEGAWMVPKGAIESGEAALDAAIREFGEEVGPVPPGNPVPLHTVRQNGGKLVEVFALEGDFDPSALVSNDFELEWPPKSGQMKRFPELDRIEWMELAEAHRRILKSQQPLLDALGEMLSG, from the coding sequence GTGCCGCAGCCGCGCAGCGCCGGAGTCTTGCTCTATCGCCGTCGCGGTCAGCGCATCGAAGTCCTGCTCGGTCATCCCGGCGGTCCCTATTGGGCGCGCAAGGATGAAGGTGCCTGGATGGTCCCGAAGGGCGCGATCGAAAGCGGCGAAGCGGCGCTCGATGCGGCGATCCGTGAATTCGGCGAGGAAGTCGGCCCAGTCCCGCCCGGCAATCCGGTACCGCTCCACACCGTGCGCCAGAATGGCGGCAAGCTGGTCGAGGTATTCGCGCTCGAAGGCGACTTCGATCCGTCCGCGCTCGTCAGCAACGATTTCGAGCTCGAGTGGCCGCCGAAATCCGGGCAGATGAAGCGCTTTCCCGAACTCGACCGGATCGAATGGATGGAGCTCGCCGAGGCCCACCGCCGAATCCTCAAGAGCCAGCAGCCCCTGCTCGACGCGCTCGGCGAAATGCTCTCGGGCTAA
- a CDS encoding DUF1153 domain-containing protein: MLENQKFRPHQVIGPLGEPLTLDSLPAPSTTRWVVRRKAEVVAAVAGGLLSVDEACERYGLSLEEFASWQRAVDRSGMPGLRVTRIQHYRQVYERQQRY; the protein is encoded by the coding sequence ATGCTAGAAAATCAGAAGTTCCGTCCGCATCAGGTGATCGGCCCGCTCGGCGAGCCGCTGACCTTGGACTCGCTTCCCGCGCCCTCGACCACCCGCTGGGTGGTCCGCCGCAAGGCCGAGGTCGTGGCGGCCGTCGCCGGCGGGCTGCTGAGCGTCGACGAGGCGTGCGAACGCTATGGCCTCAGCCTCGAGGAATTCGCGTCGTGGCAGCGTGCGGTCGACCGCAGCGGCATGCCCGGGCTGCGCGTCACCCGGATCCAGCACTACCGCCAGGTCTACGAGCGCCAGCAGCGCTACTGA
- a CDS encoding GlsB/YeaQ/YmgE family stress response membrane protein, whose translation MGLIIWLIVGGVCGWLASIVMRTDGQQGIFLNIIVGIVGAAIAGFLLGGSASLNNGLTIESFLYSLLGAIVLLAIVNLVRRGRVR comes from the coding sequence ATGGGTCTCATTATCTGGCTTATCGTCGGCGGCGTCTGCGGTTGGCTCGCGAGCATCGTCATGCGGACCGACGGTCAGCAGGGCATTTTCCTGAACATCATCGTCGGCATCGTCGGCGCCGCCATCGCGGGCTTCCTGCTCGGCGGTAGCGCGAGCCTCAACAACGGCCTGACCATCGAGAGCTTCCTCTATTCGCTGCTGGGCGCCATCGTCCTGCTCGCGATCGTGAACCTCGTCCGTCGCGGCCGCGTGCGCTAA
- the mnmA gene encoding tRNA 2-thiouridine(34) synthase MnmA, producing the protein MPGKDAPVTFSAFQIDKPASSARIVVAMSGGVDSSVAAMLAARTGAEVVGVTLQLYDHGEAVKRSGACCAGQDIYDAAQVCEKLGIAHYVLDYESRFRSGVIERFADDYARGRTPVPCSLCNQGVKFTDLHAFARELGADALVTGHYVRRVVRAGKAELHKGRDAARDQSYFLYGTTAEQLDLLRFPIGELPKSEVRALAAQAGLVVAAKPDSQDICFVPDGDYAGLVKRLRPETEAPGDIVDLGGRLLGRHPGVVHYTVGQRRGLELGGQAEPLYVVRIEPDARRLVVGPKAALAVSEASVSDWNWLGEDQSKVEVKVRSLSRPVPATREGDRIRFHQPEFGVAPGQAAVLYDGDRLLGGGWIEETVAAAHLPYSDVA; encoded by the coding sequence ATGCCGGGTAAAGATGCCCCGGTGACCTTTTCCGCGTTCCAGATCGACAAGCCGGCGTCTTCGGCGAGGATCGTCGTCGCCATGTCCGGCGGCGTGGATTCGTCGGTCGCCGCCATGCTCGCCGCGCGCACCGGGGCAGAGGTGGTCGGAGTGACACTCCAGCTCTACGATCATGGCGAGGCGGTGAAGCGGTCGGGTGCCTGCTGCGCCGGCCAGGACATCTATGACGCCGCGCAGGTCTGCGAGAAGCTCGGCATCGCGCATTACGTGCTCGACTATGAGTCGCGCTTCCGGTCGGGCGTCATCGAGCGCTTCGCCGACGATTATGCCCGCGGCCGCACGCCGGTGCCTTGTTCGCTGTGCAACCAGGGCGTGAAATTCACCGACCTCCACGCCTTCGCCCGGGAACTCGGCGCCGACGCGCTGGTCACCGGCCACTACGTCCGCCGTGTCGTCCGCGCCGGCAAGGCCGAGCTTCACAAGGGCCGCGACGCCGCCCGCGACCAGAGCTACTTCCTCTACGGCACCACCGCCGAGCAACTCGACCTGCTCCGCTTCCCGATCGGCGAATTGCCCAAGAGCGAGGTTCGGGCGCTCGCCGCCCAAGCCGGCCTCGTCGTCGCTGCCAAGCCCGACAGCCAGGACATCTGCTTCGTGCCCGACGGCGATTATGCCGGGCTGGTCAAGCGCCTTCGGCCCGAGACCGAGGCGCCGGGTGACATCGTCGATCTCGGCGGGCGCCTGCTCGGCCGCCATCCCGGCGTCGTCCACTATACTGTCGGGCAGCGCCGCGGACTCGAACTCGGCGGTCAGGCAGAGCCGCTCTACGTCGTCCGGATCGAGCCCGACGCGCGCCGGCTGGTGGTCGGGCCCAAGGCCGCGCTGGCAGTGAGCGAGGCGAGCGTGTCGGACTGGAACTGGCTCGGCGAGGATCAGAGCAAGGTCGAGGTGAAGGTGCGGTCGCTCAGCCGACCCGTCCCCGCGACCCGCGAGGGCGACCGGATCCGCTTCCACCAGCCCGAGTTCGGGGTCGCGCCCGGCCAGGCCGCGGTTCTCTACGACGGGGATCGCCTGCTTGGCGGCGGATGGATCGAAGAGACGGTCGCCGCGGCGCATCTGCCCTACAGCGACGTCGCCTGA
- a CDS encoding GlsB/YeaQ/YmgE family stress response membrane protein: MLADYGWFAWIIIGFLAGGIAKFLMPGKDPGGCIVTILLGIGGAMLAGFLGRALGFYRDIGDGAGFVAAIIGAVLILFLYRLLLRRR; this comes from the coding sequence ATGCTGGCAGATTATGGCTGGTTCGCCTGGATCATCATCGGCTTCCTCGCCGGCGGGATCGCCAAGTTCCTCATGCCCGGCAAGGATCCGGGTGGTTGCATCGTCACCATCCTGCTCGGGATCGGCGGCGCGATGCTGGCCGGTTTCCTCGGCCGTGCGCTCGGTTTCTACCGTGACATCGGCGATGGTGCCGGCTTCGTCGCCGCAATCATCGGCGCGGTGCTGATCCTGTTCCTTTACCGCCTGCTGCTCCGCCGCCGCTGA
- a CDS encoding efflux RND transporter permease subunit, with the protein MSFRNISAWCIRNPVPPIVLFIALLLVGIYSFATMEITNNPDIDFPAANVSISQPGAAPSEMVNQVTQKVEAAVRGVDGVDEINSDVREGNSNTFIQFKIGTPTDRAVNDIKAAVDQIRGDLPDGILEPQVSRVNIGGDGFVFIAVEATDMSLEDLSWYVDSTVSRRLLAQSGVAQVSREGGVDRQIRVILDPASLQSQGITAAQVNQQLRSINVDAPGGRAEIAGSEQTVRVLGNAKSAVALANTNISLPGGRFVRLGDIAQVRDSSAEPRSATELGGRPVVSFNVARAKGASDVTAYDNTWAELRKIEKEDPRIRFIEISNTVDYTKGQYHSSIDALIEGAVLAVLVVFLFLRDVRATVISAIAIPLSAIPAFWFMDLMSINLNFLSLLALALVAGVLVDDAIVEIENIVRHMRMGKSAYQASIDAADEIGLAVLATTMSIVAVFLPVALMPGISGQFFRNFGYTVVLAVFMSLLVARMITPLMAAYFLRSGGIQEHASGKWMHRYLSALRWTIDDSKVAEARKERRGFFVQRLARFKDHRVWMIGVGFLIMIATGFGLSTLKMTFQPQLDVPNSTVRISLAPGTTLDQTKAITKRVSEIVTANPNVDRVFQRSFTSSAFVNIIYKKDRTKKSFEIERELAPQLGAIADARVNILSQNSGGPGGGGRPITLYLGGDDPLKIADAANRISEEMQSVPVLVAPRVNGDVVRPEIRIKPRFDLAADLGVSTQALAQTIRIATIGDIDQNSARFSLSDRQVPIIVSLDKSQRRDIATLENLPVPTASGGSVPLKSVAEISFGSGPVTVNRTNQMYRIGIGADLTPGTVSSDAWKQIEQLPSVKNLPPGVQRLTLGDQKWQSELIQNFVLAVMAGIALVFAVLVLLYRRFLAPLVNLGSLLLAPLGAVIALKVTGQPLSLPVFIGLLMLFGIVAKNSILLVDFAVEMMDHGMTKDEAIIEAGHKRAQPIVMTTVAMVAGMIPIALSLTGDGSWRAPMGVTVIGGLLMSTFLTLLLVPAYFSLAIDIETWIGRKFGKSLRATAHEVPDAVDEPRAPGAMPQPAE; encoded by the coding sequence ATGAGTTTCCGCAACATCTCGGCCTGGTGCATCCGCAACCCGGTGCCGCCGATCGTGCTCTTCATCGCGCTGCTGCTGGTCGGCATCTACTCGTTCGCGACGATGGAAATCACGAACAACCCGGACATCGATTTCCCGGCGGCGAACGTGAGCATCTCGCAGCCGGGCGCCGCCCCGTCCGAGATGGTCAACCAGGTCACGCAGAAGGTCGAGGCCGCGGTGCGCGGGGTCGATGGCGTCGACGAGATCAATTCGGACGTTCGTGAGGGCAACAGCAACACCTTCATCCAGTTCAAGATCGGCACGCCGACCGACCGCGCGGTCAACGACATCAAAGCCGCGGTCGACCAGATTCGCGGCGATCTTCCCGACGGCATCCTCGAGCCGCAGGTCAGCCGCGTGAATATCGGCGGCGACGGCTTCGTGTTCATCGCGGTCGAGGCGACCGACATGAGCCTCGAGGACCTGAGCTGGTACGTCGACAGCACGGTCTCGCGCCGCTTGCTCGCCCAGAGCGGCGTTGCGCAGGTCAGCCGCGAGGGCGGCGTCGACCGCCAGATCCGCGTCATCCTCGACCCCGCGTCGTTGCAGTCGCAGGGGATCACCGCGGCGCAGGTCAACCAGCAGCTGCGTTCGATCAACGTCGATGCGCCGGGCGGACGCGCCGAGATCGCCGGCTCGGAACAGACGGTGCGCGTCCTCGGCAATGCCAAGAGCGCGGTCGCGCTTGCCAACACCAACATCTCGCTCCCCGGCGGACGCTTCGTGCGCCTCGGCGACATCGCACAGGTCCGCGACAGCTCGGCCGAACCGCGCTCGGCGACCGAGCTCGGCGGGCGTCCCGTGGTCAGCTTCAACGTCGCCCGCGCCAAGGGCGCCTCGGACGTCACCGCCTACGACAACACCTGGGCCGAACTGCGCAAGATCGAGAAGGAGGATCCGCGGATCCGCTTCATCGAGATCAGCAACACGGTCGACTACACCAAGGGGCAGTATCACAGCTCGATCGACGCGCTGATCGAGGGCGCCGTCCTCGCGGTGCTGGTGGTGTTCCTGTTCCTTCGCGACGTGCGCGCGACCGTCATCAGCGCGATCGCGATCCCGCTCTCGGCGATCCCGGCCTTCTGGTTCATGGACCTCATGTCCATCAACCTGAACTTCCTCTCGCTGCTCGCGCTGGCGCTGGTCGCGGGCGTCCTGGTCGACGACGCGATCGTCGAGATCGAGAACATCGTCCGGCACATGCGCATGGGCAAGAGCGCCTACCAGGCCTCGATCGACGCGGCGGACGAGATCGGCCTCGCCGTGCTTGCCACCACCATGTCGATCGTCGCGGTGTTCCTGCCCGTCGCGCTCATGCCCGGCATCTCGGGCCAGTTCTTCCGCAACTTCGGTTACACCGTCGTGCTCGCGGTCTTCATGAGCCTGCTCGTCGCGCGCATGATTACCCCGCTCATGGCCGCCTATTTCCTGCGCAGCGGCGGGATCCAGGAGCATGCCTCGGGCAAGTGGATGCATCGCTACCTGAGCGCGCTCCGCTGGACGATCGACGACAGCAAGGTCGCGGAAGCGCGCAAGGAACGGCGCGGCTTCTTTGTGCAGCGCCTCGCCCGCTTCAAGGACCACCGCGTGTGGATGATCGGCGTCGGCTTCCTCATCATGATCGCGACCGGCTTCGGCCTCTCGACGCTGAAGATGACCTTCCAGCCGCAGCTCGACGTGCCCAACAGCACCGTCCGGATCAGCCTCGCGCCGGGCACCACGCTCGACCAGACCAAGGCGATCACCAAGCGCGTCAGCGAGATCGTCACGGCCAATCCGAACGTCGACCGCGTTTTCCAGCGCAGCTTCACCTCGTCGGCCTTCGTCAACATCATCTACAAGAAGGACCGCACCAAGAAGAGCTTCGAGATCGAGCGCGAGCTCGCCCCGCAGCTCGGGGCGATCGCCGACGCGCGCGTCAACATCCTCAGCCAGAACAGTGGCGGCCCCGGCGGCGGCGGCCGGCCGATCACCCTTTATCTGGGCGGTGACGACCCGCTGAAGATCGCCGATGCCGCGAACCGGATTTCGGAAGAGATGCAGTCGGTCCCGGTGCTGGTCGCTCCGCGCGTCAACGGCGACGTGGTCCGGCCGGAAATCCGGATCAAGCCGCGCTTCGATCTTGCCGCCGACCTCGGCGTGAGCACCCAGGCGCTGGCCCAGACCATCCGCATCGCGACCATCGGCGACATCGACCAGAACAGCGCGCGCTTCTCGCTGTCCGATCGCCAGGTCCCGATCATCGTCAGCCTCGACAAGTCTCAACGCCGCGACATCGCAACCCTCGAGAATCTGCCGGTGCCGACCGCCAGCGGCGGCTCGGTGCCGTTGAAGTCGGTCGCCGAAATCTCGTTCGGCTCGGGCCCGGTGACGGTGAACCGCACCAACCAGATGTATCGCATCGGCATCGGCGCGGACCTCACCCCCGGCACCGTCAGCAGCGATGCCTGGAAGCAGATCGAGCAGCTGCCGTCGGTCAAGAACCTGCCGCCGGGCGTGCAGCGACTGACGCTTGGCGACCAGAAGTGGCAGAGCGAGCTCATCCAGAACTTCGTCCTCGCGGTGATGGCCGGAATCGCGCTCGTCTTCGCGGTGCTGGTGCTGCTCTATCGCCGCTTCCTCGCGCCGCTGGTCAACCTGGGGTCGCTGTTGCTCGCGCCGCTCGGCGCGGTGATTGCGCTCAAGGTCACGGGCCAGCCGCTCAGCCTGCCGGTGTTCATCGGCCTGCTGATGCTGTTCGGCATCGTCGCCAAGAACTCGATCCTGCTGGTCGACTTCGCGGTCGAGATGATGGACCATGGCATGACCAAGGACGAGGCGATCATCGAGGCCGGGCACAAGCGCGCCCAGCCGATCGTCATGACCACCGTCGCCATGGTTGCCGGCATGATCCCGATCGCGTTGAGCCTGACCGGTGACGGCAGCTGGCGCGCGCCGATGGGCGTCACCGTGATCGGCGGCCTCCTCATGTCGACCTTCCTGACGCTGCTCCTTGTCCCGGCCTATTTCAGCCTCGCGATCGACATCGAGACCTGGATCGGCCGCAAGTTCGGCAAGTCGCTGCGCGCCACCGCGCACGAGGTGCCCGATGCTGTCGATGAACCGCGTGCACCCGGGGCCATGCCGCAGCCGGCGGAGTGA